From Draconibacterium halophilum, one genomic window encodes:
- a CDS encoding electron transfer flavoprotein subunit alpha/FixB family protein has protein sequence MSNIFVYCEIEDGHVADVSQELLTKGRGLANELNCKLEAIAIGHKLDKVAEQVIPYGVDTLYLADDKRLYPYQTLPHTSIVVNLFKEKKPQIALMGASSIGRDLGPRVSSALHSGLTADCTSLVIGDHYDKKQDKKYENLLYQIRPAFGGNIIATIINPDCRPQMATVREGVMKKEILDSKYKGKVVTLDVAKYVNDEDFVVEIIERHMEKSKVNVKGAPIVVAGGYGVGSKENFKLLYDLAEVLGGEVGASRAAVDSGYAGHDRQIGQTGITVRPKLYIACGISGQIQHRAGMEESAQIIAINTDPEAPINSIADYVITGDVAEIIPKMIKYYKKNSK, from the coding sequence ATGAGCAACATATTTGTTTATTGCGAAATAGAAGATGGCCACGTAGCTGATGTTAGTCAGGAATTATTAACCAAAGGACGTGGACTGGCAAACGAATTAAACTGTAAACTGGAAGCCATTGCTATTGGGCACAAGCTTGATAAAGTTGCAGAACAGGTAATACCTTACGGTGTAGATACACTTTATCTTGCCGATGACAAGCGTTTATATCCATACCAGACCTTGCCACACACTTCGATAGTGGTGAACCTGTTTAAGGAGAAAAAGCCACAGATTGCTCTTATGGGAGCATCATCGATTGGTCGTGATTTAGGGCCACGTGTTTCGTCAGCATTGCACAGTGGTTTAACAGCCGACTGCACCAGTTTGGTAATTGGCGATCATTACGATAAAAAACAAGACAAGAAATACGAAAACCTTCTTTACCAGATTCGTCCGGCATTTGGAGGAAACATCATTGCAACCATTATCAACCCCGATTGCCGTCCGCAAATGGCAACCGTGCGTGAGGGAGTGATGAAAAAGGAAATTCTTGATTCGAAATACAAAGGAAAAGTAGTTACACTTGATGTGGCAAAATATGTAAACGACGAAGATTTTGTTGTTGAGATTATTGAGCGTCACATGGAAAAAAGCAAGGTGAACGTAAAAGGTGCACCTATTGTTGTTGCCGGTGGTTATGGTGTTGGCTCGAAAGAGAACTTCAAGCTGCTTTACGATTTGGCAGAAGTGCTGGGTGGCGAAGTTGGCGCATCACGTGCTGCTGTTGATTCGGGTTATGCCGGTCACGATCGTCAGATCGGACAAACCGGTATTACCGTTCGTCCAAAGTTGTACATTGCCTGTGGTATATCGGGGCAAATTCAGCACCGTGCCGGAATGGAAGAATCAGCACAAATTATCGCTATCAATACCGACCCTGAAGCTCCTATCAATTCCATAGCCGACTATGTAATTACCGGAGATGTGGCAGAGATCATTCCTAAAATGATCAAGTATTATAAAAAGAACAGCAAATAG
- a CDS encoding acyl-CoA dehydrogenase family protein, translated as MANYYTDNSELKFHLNHPLMKEIVRLKEREYAFKDEFDFAPLDYEDAIDSYDRVLDVVGEICGNIVSENAESIDAEGPEVIDGHVKYARGTEENIKALNQAGLMGMSLPYKYEGLNFPIVPYIMAADIVSRADAGFVNIWGLQDCAETINEFASEEQKEKYLPRVCNGDTMAMDLTEPDAGSDLQAVQLKATWNEEKQTWLLNGVKRFITNGDGDISLVLARSEPGTLDGRGLSMFIYDKQSGGVSVRRIEHKMGIIGSPTCELVFKDAPGELVGSRKMGLIKYVMALMNGARLGIAAQSVGLCEAAYRESIIYAKERMQFGKAIIKFPAVYEMLSLMKAKLDASRTLLYETARFVDMYKTYMHIAEERKLEKEERNDMKKYQRLADIFTPLVKGMSSEYSNQLAYDAVQIHGGSGFMKDYPVERIYRDARITSIYEGTTQLQVVAAIRGVTTGGYLNQIRAYEAEKVSPTLEYLKRTLIILTADYEEAVKKVTAPGDNEYVDFHARRLVEMAGHIIMSYLLLLDTNRDEMFMKSTKNYIAFAKAQVKAHAEFIRASELSDMGDYKFEMQ; from the coding sequence ATGGCAAATTATTATACAGATAACAGCGAGTTGAAATTTCACCTGAATCACCCATTAATGAAAGAGATCGTTCGATTGAAAGAACGTGAATATGCTTTCAAGGATGAATTTGATTTTGCGCCGCTGGATTACGAAGATGCAATTGACAGTTACGATCGTGTGCTGGATGTTGTTGGAGAAATTTGCGGGAACATAGTTTCCGAAAATGCCGAAAGTATCGATGCTGAAGGACCGGAAGTAATCGACGGACACGTAAAATATGCCCGCGGAACGGAAGAAAATATAAAAGCACTGAATCAGGCCGGATTAATGGGCATGTCGTTACCTTACAAGTACGAAGGTTTAAACTTTCCGATTGTACCTTACATTATGGCTGCCGATATTGTTTCGCGTGCCGATGCAGGTTTTGTAAATATTTGGGGTTTGCAGGACTGTGCCGAAACCATTAACGAATTTGCTTCGGAAGAACAAAAGGAAAAATACCTGCCTCGTGTTTGCAATGGCGACACAATGGCGATGGACTTAACGGAACCGGATGCGGGCTCCGATCTTCAGGCAGTGCAGTTAAAAGCTACCTGGAATGAGGAAAAACAAACCTGGTTACTAAATGGTGTAAAACGATTCATTACTAATGGCGATGGAGATATTTCGCTTGTATTGGCCCGTTCGGAGCCTGGAACCTTAGACGGTCGTGGTTTGTCGATGTTTATCTACGACAAACAGTCGGGAGGAGTATCCGTTCGTCGTATCGAGCACAAAATGGGTATTATTGGTTCGCCAACCTGCGAGCTGGTATTTAAAGATGCTCCGGGCGAGTTGGTTGGTTCTCGTAAAATGGGACTGATAAAATACGTTATGGCATTGATGAATGGTGCGCGTTTAGGAATTGCTGCTCAGTCGGTAGGACTGTGTGAAGCTGCTTATCGCGAATCGATTATTTACGCCAAAGAACGTATGCAGTTCGGAAAAGCGATTATAAAATTCCCGGCTGTTTATGAAATGCTCTCGCTCATGAAAGCCAAACTGGATGCATCGCGTACCTTGCTCTACGAAACAGCGCGCTTTGTTGATATGTATAAAACCTACATGCACATTGCTGAAGAGCGCAAACTGGAGAAGGAAGAGCGCAACGATATGAAAAAATACCAGCGTTTGGCCGATATTTTTACGCCACTTGTAAAAGGTATGTCGAGTGAATACAGCAATCAGTTGGCTTACGATGCTGTTCAGATTCATGGTGGATCGGGCTTTATGAAAGACTACCCGGTTGAACGGATTTATCGCGATGCACGTATTACATCTATTTATGAAGGTACAACGCAGTTGCAGGTGGTTGCGGCAATCCGGGGTGTAACTACCGGTGGTTACCTCAACCAGATTCGTGCATACGAAGCTGAAAAGGTTTCACCAACTTTGGAATACCTGAAACGTACATTGATTATTTTAACCGCCGATTACGAAGAAGCAGTGAAAAAAGTAACCGCGCCGGGAGACAACGAATATGTTGATTTCCACGCACGTCGTTTGGTTGAAATGGCAGGCCACATTATTATGAGTTACCTGTTGTTGCTGGATACTAACCGCGATGAAATGTTTATGAAATCGACCAAAAATTACATCGCTTTTGCGAAAGCACAGGTTAAAGCACATGCCGAGTTTATCCGTGCCTCAGAATTAAGCGACATGGGCGATTATAAATTTGAAATGCAATAA